CCCAAGGGTATGGCTGTTCGCCATTTAAAGTGGTACGCGAGCTGGGTTTAGAACGTCGTGAGACAGTTCGGTCCCTATCTGCCGTGGGCGTTTGAGAATTGAGAGGGGCTGCTCCTAGTACGAGAGGACCGGAGTGGACGAACCGCTGGTGTTCGGGTTGTGATGCCAATTGCATTGCCCGGTAGCTACGTTCGGAATCGATAACCGCTGAAAGCATCTAAGCGGGAAGCGAGCCTCGAGATGAGTTCTCACTTTAACTTTAAGTTAACTGAAGGGCCGTTGGAGACTACAACGTTGATAGGCTGGGTGTGGAAGTGTAGTGATACATTAAGCTAACCAGTACTAATTACCCGTGAGGCTTAACCATACAACGCCAAAGTGGTTTTAGCTCAGAAGCTAATATGAACTAAAGTAGAAAGTTTTAGAATTATCAGATTTTTTCCAGATTTTAACCAAATTTGCTTGGTGACCATAGCGTTTTGGAACCACCTGATTCCATGCCGAACTCAGAAGTGAAACGAAACAGCGTCGATGATAGTGTGGGTCTCCCATGTGAAAGTAGAACATTGCCAAGCACCTATTTAAAGAAAGCCCGATTCGAAAGAGTCGGGCTTTTTTGCTTTAAGTCCCTCTGCAATTGCTAAAATAGCTAACTGCACCTTGCTCAAAAGAAGCGCTCTCACTGCGTTCGCAGTCGCTAATTTTGCACCATAAGCGCAAGGTGAAATGAGTAGCCTTCACAGAGGTTAGTCTTATCTTGTTGATGTAGATAAACCTCGTTTGCCTATTCATCCCTGAAGCTGGGTCCCATCGCACATCCATGCGCTCATCTCAATGAGCTGCGAAGCTACGCTTCGGTCTCATTTCGTCCATGTGAAAGTAGAACATCGCCAGCAAAGGTTGCCCCGGGCAATTAAAGAAACCCGTTGCAGAAATGCAGCGGGTTTTTTGCGTTTAGGGTGCTAAATCGTCCTGCACGGTGATGAGGCAATACTCGGTGATAAAAAGACAAATTAGCGCAAGGTGAAAAGAGCAGCCTTCACAGTAGCCTCTCTTATCACTCTGAAACATACACCCTCAGCTACAGCTAAACTGGCTTGCTTCACCTTGCGTAAAAAGAGCGGGTTCACTTCGTTCACTGTTGCTAGCCTTTTACACCTTTCTTGCGCAAAGCAAATGTACTCGCCTTGCTCGATGTCATTAACTTTGCACTGCTTCACTGTCGCTAGCCTTTTGCACTATTAACCCGATTCTATCCTTGTTTTCACTGAGTTCGAATTTATAGCTCAGGCATAGTAATAACATCCATTAAAACAAGGAAACTGTGATGAATATAGACTTCGACATGCTGCGTCATATTATGCCTCAGGCTAAAGACAGCGACATTCAACACTACTTACCAGCTATCCAGACTAGGTTAGCTACTTTTGATATTAATACCCCGTTACGTGTTGCACATTTCATTGCGCAAATTGCTCATGAAAGTGGCCAGTTTAAATATAAGGTTGAAAACCTAAACTATAGCGCCAGAGCATTACGATTGGTGTTCGGTAAATACTTTCAAACCGATGATATTGCAGAACAATATGCGCGAAACCCAGAGAAAATTGCCAATGTTGTGTATGCCAATCGCATGGGTAACGGTGACATAGGCTCTGGTGATGGCTGGAAATATCGAGGGCGAGGCTTAATACAGTTAACAGGCAAAGAGAATTATCGTACTTGTGGTAATGCTATAGGTTTACCACTTGTAGAACAACCAGATGGTCTCGCAAACGATCCAAATGCGGCGGTGATGACTGCTTGCTATTTCTGGCATAGCCGTCACCTGAATCAATATGCTGATCAAGACGATCTAAAGTCGATTACTAAGCGCATTAATGGCGGTTACCATGGCCTTGAAGAGCGAGCCAAGTTTCTTAATAGGGCTAAGCAGTACCTTGAAATTCAAGGAGCGGATGTATGAGTTACTTCACTCTAGATGACTTGGAAAAAGCACAATCTCTTGTATTCAGTAAAGACAAACTTCGCACTTGGCAGCAGTTAAGTGAATTACTCACTACTCAATTAGATACTGTGAAAAAAGAGCCCGATCCATTTTCTACTTGGTGGAATACTAATTTTGCGCTCTTTAGTTCAGTCCAAGTACAGATTAGTGCAGTAAATGCCGGTTTTGCTTCTTTCGAGGATGAGTACATTGAAATAGGTAACTTTGGGCCTTCTATTATTGATTTATCTGGCTGGCGATTGAATGCGGGCTCTGAAGGTCAAGATTATGATTTCAACAAGCACACTTTGCTATTTCCACAAGATGTTATCCGTGTCTATACAAATCATGAAAATGCCTATAGCTTTGATAGTCGCCGACCCATTCTAAATAATAAAGGGGATACGGTTTCTCTTTATGATAATCAAAGTAACCTGGTGAGTTGTTATGCGTATGGACGAGATACACATCATGATGTTGGGATCACACATATCTTTTTTGACGGTAATGACCCTAAAAAAGAATCCGATGAATATATAGAGATCGGCAATTTAGGCAATCATATTATTGATCTGAGCCTTTGGGAAATTACTTCTAATGGAGGACAGAGATTTCAATTCCCTGTGGGGAGCAAGCTTATGCCTCACTCAGAGCTAAGGGTATATACCAATCACATTGATGAGTCGACAGGCGGCTACTCGTTTAATAGCAACAGAGCAATTTGGAATAATAACGGTGATGTTGGCAAGCTATTCGACTACCAAAAAATGTTGGTATCAGAATATGCGTATGCATAGAGGGAGGGGCTAAATGCCCCTTAATTTATTAATGCGAAAGAAAAAACCAGAGCAAATAGTGAATAAACCCAGCCAAGATATTGTCACCCTAGTCGACGATGCATTGCAGTTACTCAATTATATGTCTCGAGAGGGCGCCATTGAGCTAGATGAGCGTATTGCTAAAAATGTTGTTGAAGCTAAGTTTAAGGTCCAGAATGGCACTTGGCAGGTTGAAGACGAAACCGTATTTCTTTTGAACTATGATGCATTATCAAAAGCTGTTCACCCAGTCACAGTTGAAAGTATTCAATCAGTTATTCCAAATGAGAGAGCTGAAAAAAGAGCACCTACAAAAGCAGAAAGTGCAGTTGCTTGGTATCGTCGTTATGCCTTATTGGCGCTGGTTTCTTTGTTGATTATTCAGGTTTACTACTTATTTGGAGCAAACCTAAATAGCAATTTAAAGCATGCCTTTACTGAAAAAGCGCAACTGACACTTAAGTTAGAAACACTGCCTGCAAACAGCCTTTCAAATGAATACACACAACTTAATCAGTCGCTAGAGACCCTTGAGCAGCAGTTTGATGCGAACTATAGTTTATTGAAGTCTTGGAATCGCATTTGGATGCTAGGGCTAAGTTTTAACCCAGATTTACCTGATTACAATCAGTTATCTTTTCAACTCAGGGCAGAGCAATTGAGCTTGAACGACCCTGAACTGAAGATAAAACAACAGCAGCTTCAGCTAGAGCAAGCTCATTACTTGTCTCAGCTAACCTTCTTTGAACATGACTTATTTTCAGACTCTATTTTAAATGTGTTGCAAAGTTATATTCTGCCGTTGCTATATGGCTTACTCGGCGCATTTATCTTTGTGCTCAGAGATCTTCTTCGTGAGATCAAATCACTGACATTCACTTATGATGATGAAATACGTTATCGCTTAAGGTTACCTCTTGGTTCATTGGCAGGCATGATTGTAGGGTGGTTTTTGAAACCTGAAGATGCTGGTTTAGGTGCTTCGTTATCGCCTATGGCTTTAGCTTTTTTGATGGGCTATCACGTTGAGATATTGTTTGCGATGATGGACAAAGCGATAGCTAATATTCGTAAACAACTCGAACCAAATCAAATAACTCCACAATCTAAGTAAGATAAGATTTGGATGAATTGCAATTATCCAAATCTTGTTATTTAAGCTAGCTACTTGTCGAAGAAAGCGGCAAGTTGCTGGTTTAATTTATCTTGCTCTTGTTTAAGTTTTCCTAGCGTAACAAGTCCAACTAATGATCCTTTTAAACAAGCTTGCACTTTTTGTT
The Pseudoalteromonas phenolica genome window above contains:
- a CDS encoding glycoside hydrolase family 19 protein; this translates as MNIDFDMLRHIMPQAKDSDIQHYLPAIQTRLATFDINTPLRVAHFIAQIAHESGQFKYKVENLNYSARALRLVFGKYFQTDDIAEQYARNPEKIANVVYANRMGNGDIGSGDGWKYRGRGLIQLTGKENYRTCGNAIGLPLVEQPDGLANDPNAAVMTACYFWHSRHLNQYADQDDLKSITKRINGGYHGLEERAKFLNRAKQYLEIQGADV
- a CDS encoding lamin tail domain-containing protein, whose amino-acid sequence is MSYFTLDDLEKAQSLVFSKDKLRTWQQLSELLTTQLDTVKKEPDPFSTWWNTNFALFSSVQVQISAVNAGFASFEDEYIEIGNFGPSIIDLSGWRLNAGSEGQDYDFNKHTLLFPQDVIRVYTNHENAYSFDSRRPILNNKGDTVSLYDNQSNLVSCYAYGRDTHHDVGITHIFFDGNDPKKESDEYIEIGNLGNHIIDLSLWEITSNGGQRFQFPVGSKLMPHSELRVYTNHIDESTGGYSFNSNRAIWNNNGDVGKLFDYQKMLVSEYAYA